The following DNA comes from Miscanthus floridulus cultivar M001 chromosome 5, ASM1932011v1, whole genome shotgun sequence.
cctcaggtcctgagttcgactccccgtgggagcgaatttcaggttaTGGTTAAAAAAATCCTCTTGTCTGTCCCAGGCCAAAGCACAGGTAAGAGTCGGCCCACTCACATGTTACGGTTCCCTGTGTATGGATGGGGCAAGAGTTTGGGAATTTTCTCGGTCTGtttgagaagatcttcttcttaagtaCAATACCCAGGGGGCGGTCTTGCCCCTCGCAGGCCGAGTTTTTGACCTAGTATAACATGGTAAGATAGCTATCTGGTTCTCAATACACATAGGTTAGTGAATTCACTAATGTTGTACAATTAACTTATTAATTTGACAAGATTTGTAATATACGTTTTTGCCGATTTATGTAATCTTGTGTTGAGATCTGATCTTGATTTGTGGCTGCTATATTATTGGTATGCTACGCAATTGGGATCATGTGTCTTGATGTAATGTTGATGTGGGTGGCGTCTCCCGAGGATATCACCGAGATTGATTTGCTTAAATCGGGTGGGGATGATACTCGATTTAGGTAAATTAACACGACATGCCACCATAGGTGTTCGTCAATGACATATTAGAGTTTTTTTTCGAGGACATACCAAAgttcttttaaaaaaaagaagaaacatACAAAATATAATGAGAATATTTTATTATTAGTGACTATTCCATACGAAGTAGGAGACAACTTTGTAGTCCACTAGTCAAATCTGTTAGATCTAatgttcacaaaaaaaaaaaaatctgttaGATCTAAGGCTTTGGACTTGGCCTAAACAGCGATCCGAGGCGTCCAATTTTGAACGTGTGAGGCTAGACCGAACTATGTGGTCGAGGCTCTCAGTCCAGGGCCATAAGCAAACATGTCCCTATCGTGTGTATATGGGGCCACAAGCAAACATGCCCCTATCGTGTATATATGGTTCATGAATTAGACGACAATAAGATAGATACAGAAACAAAATTCACAGAGTGATTAACTTTAgaacttaatttggattgcccgGGTCAAACAACACTATCCAGTCTTCTGCCATAAAAAAATGGACACATGAGATTGCTAGGCAGCGATGAGGTCCAACCCAAATAGGCGCTTAGATTCCATGGACACGAGTGCTAGCACCACTGGCTCTCCTCTCCATctcgaggaattggccaagcgaCGGCGCCCCGCTGCCGTTGTCCAGGTGGCTCCGGAGGCAGAGCGAGAGCAGCAGGGCCCTGAGCTTGCCGCTCCTGACTGCCCTCGCGCTCGGACGTCGCCGGCTCTCCATGGCGTCCACGAGGCCGATGAGGCTCGCCAGCGTCACGCCGCCTCTGGCGCGCGGCAAGGACCAGGCCGACTACAACAGGCAGTAAAGTAAACGTAAGATCATTACACTTTGAGATGCTAGAAACAAAACTCATTAATTCCTACGACGCTACAAAATTGCCAACGGAACCGTTGTGGCATGCATTGGATTTGTGAATTAGCGAGCACGGGCAGGGTGTGGTTCGATCCGGACGTACCTCGGTGTCGAAATCAGTGGAAGGCAAGGAAGAAGCGCAGCGAGAAGAGGTGAAGTTCGTGGCGAAGGAGGCTGATGAACCAGACCTATTGGCAGCTCCGAGCAGTCCAGCTCGTGCATTCAAAGCCCCAAGGCCGAGAGGCCAGCCGTCCTGTCATGTCACCGGATTAACCGCAAGACTTATGACACCTAAAATGAGATGTTACCGTACAAACGATGGAAACTGGGATCGTAAGAGAAGTTCAGATAACCGAACCTC
Coding sequences within:
- the LOC136453525 gene encoding uncharacterized protein, which codes for MAEDGWPLGLGALNARAGLLGAANRSGSSASFATNFTSSRCASSLPSTDFDTESAWSLPRARGGVTLASLIGLVDAMESRRRPSARAVRSGKLRALLLSLCLRSHLDNGSGAPSLGQFLEMERRASGASTRVHGI